Proteins encoded in a region of the Flammeovirga yaeyamensis genome:
- a CDS encoding MlaE family ABC transporter permease, whose protein sequence is MRRLGEYLIFLWKMFSNRESFSTYFKLFFQECVTIGINSLFLIGFVSLFVGAVIALQMAYNIVSPLLPKYIIGLATREMMILEMAPTLSAIVFAGKVGSQIAGGIGTMRITEQIDALEVMGINSASYLVLPKIFAGMTMLPALAILSGALGIWGGWLATIFGNLSPLEDYIYGIQTEFVPFEVNFAIIKAFVFGFIVTSISAFKGYNVKGGALEVGKASTDAVTTSCIAILAADFILAQTLLS, encoded by the coding sequence ATGAGACGTTTAGGCGAATACCTCATCTTTTTATGGAAAATGTTTTCCAACAGAGAATCATTTTCCACATATTTCAAACTGTTTTTTCAAGAGTGTGTCACCATAGGAATCAATTCTTTATTCTTAATTGGTTTTGTCTCACTTTTCGTAGGAGCAGTAATTGCCCTTCAGATGGCATACAATATTGTTAGTCCTCTTTTACCAAAATACATCATTGGCTTGGCAACAAGGGAAATGATGATTTTAGAAATGGCTCCAACATTATCAGCGATTGTATTTGCGGGTAAAGTAGGTTCACAAATCGCAGGCGGAATTGGAACAATGCGTATTACAGAACAAATTGATGCACTCGAAGTAATGGGTATAAACTCTGCTTCTTATCTAGTTTTGCCAAAAATATTTGCTGGTATGACGATGCTTCCCGCATTAGCAATTCTATCTGGAGCCCTAGGTATTTGGGGTGGTTGGCTAGCTACAATCTTTGGAAATTTGTCTCCTTTGGAAGATTACATCTATGGTATACAGACTGAGTTCGTTCCTTTTGAAGTCAATTTTGCCATTATCAAAGCCTTTGTTTTTGGCTTTATTGTTACTTCGATTTCTGCCTTTAAAGGATATAATGTTAAAGGAGGAGCTTTAGAAGTAGGTAAAGCAAGTACAGATGCGGTAACTACTTCTTGTATTGCTATTCTTGCAGCCGACTTTATTCTTGCACAAACCCTATTGAGTTAA
- a CDS encoding ABC transporter ATP-binding protein, whose translation MIEIKNIQKTFQGKTVLSDISATFEPGRTNMIIGASGTGKSVLLKTIVGLFEPDAGAVLYDGRNFHTSNRREQKIIRSEIGMLFQGSALFDSLTVADNVRFPLNVHSDMSESEKDDRVNFCLKRVGLEQAAHKMPSEISGGMQKRVGIARAIVMNSQYLFCDEPNSGLDPQTAWMIDQLIHEITQEYNLTTVIVSHDMNSVMEIGEYIMFMYKGLKIWEGNKDTILDAEPKELRDFLFSNKLVRTFKGMQ comes from the coding sequence ATGATTGAAATAAAAAATATACAAAAGACTTTTCAGGGTAAAACAGTACTATCTGATATTAGTGCGACATTCGAGCCGGGAAGAACGAATATGATTATTGGGGCAAGTGGTACAGGTAAAAGTGTACTTCTTAAAACTATTGTAGGTCTATTTGAACCTGATGCTGGTGCTGTTTTATATGACGGTAGAAACTTTCACACCTCCAATAGAAGAGAACAAAAAATAATTAGAAGCGAAATTGGAATGCTTTTTCAAGGCAGTGCCCTTTTCGATTCACTTACAGTAGCAGATAATGTACGTTTTCCATTGAATGTACATTCTGATATGTCTGAAAGTGAAAAAGATGACCGTGTAAACTTTTGTCTTAAAAGAGTAGGATTAGAACAAGCTGCTCATAAAATGCCTTCTGAGATTAGTGGTGGTATGCAAAAGCGTGTGGGTATTGCAAGAGCGATAGTTATGAACTCACAATATTTATTCTGTGATGAACCCAACTCTGGATTAGATCCTCAAACCGCTTGGATGATTGATCAGTTGATTCATGAAATCACACAAGAGTACAATTTAACTACTGTAATTGTTTCTCATGATATGAACTCAGTAATGGAAATTGGAGAGTATATCATGTTTATGTATAAAGGTCTAAAAATTTGGGAAGGAAATAAAGATACTATCCTTGATGCCGAACCTAAAGAGTTAAGAGATTTCTTATTCTCTAACAAATTAGTAAGAACATTTAAGGGTATGCAATAA
- a CDS encoding DUF3575 domain-containing protein — protein sequence MKKLNKFLFLVSLFTLSVFSLSAQTKKANSVSSNFSNGSDFYLNGGVGFNGRGVPFYLGLDYNAVHPDVSLGGSFGINNWEETHHNHYHKYSSWNVTFNVNYHFNKIMNIPNNFDFYAGANIGYYNYTEKKGDIYYDDIRKYHNGIGIGIQVGGRWFFTEKVGLNLQFGGGTQYTAGNFGLTIRL from the coding sequence ATGAAGAAATTGAACAAATTTCTATTTTTAGTTTCACTATTCACTCTTTCTGTATTTAGCCTTTCTGCTCAAACTAAAAAGGCTAATTCAGTAAGTAGTAATTTTTCAAACGGTTCTGATTTTTATTTAAACGGAGGTGTAGGATTTAATGGTAGAGGTGTTCCTTTCTACTTAGGACTTGATTATAATGCAGTTCACCCAGATGTTTCTTTAGGAGGATCATTCGGTATTAACAATTGGGAAGAAACACATCACAATCACTACCATAAGTATAGTTCTTGGAACGTGACATTTAATGTGAATTATCACTTTAACAAAATCATGAATATTCCTAATAATTTCGACTTCTATGCCGGAGCTAATATTGGATACTACAACTATACCGAGAAAAAAGGCGATATATATTATGATGATATTAGAAAATATCATAATGGTATAGGTATTGGAATCCAAGTAGGTGGACGTTGGTTCTTTACTGAAAAAGTTGGACTTAATCTTCAGTTTGGTGGGGGAACTCAGTATACTGCAGGTAACTTTGGTTTGACTATCAGACTTTAA
- a CDS encoding outer membrane beta-barrel protein, translated as MKSKINYFASLFTCLLLVFSLSAYSQSDKKGGGGGGNYLGPGNLNVGLSTYWSYNSSLGFQADYEFNLGRDFTVGPSLSYAGYSDSWYNYSVFGVGARFRWYADRVLNISHPKWDVFANGDIGFSIWSHRYTGPGSDPNSHSSTSPLWIGLGIGGKFHFNQKIGLQLIIGSGAQLGLHFQL; from the coding sequence ATGAAATCCAAAATCAATTATTTCGCAAGTCTTTTTACTTGTCTATTATTAGTATTCTCTCTTTCTGCCTACAGTCAAAGTGACAAAAAAGGCGGAGGTGGTGGTGGTAACTACCTTGGCCCAGGTAACTTAAATGTTGGTTTAAGTACTTATTGGTCGTACAATAGTTCTTTAGGTTTTCAAGCTGATTATGAATTTAATCTCGGTCGAGATTTTACCGTGGGTCCATCCTTAAGCTATGCAGGTTACAGTGATAGTTGGTACAATTATTCAGTTTTTGGAGTTGGTGCCCGTTTTAGATGGTATGCTGATAGAGTTTTAAACATCTCTCACCCTAAGTGGGATGTTTTTGCCAATGGTGATATTGGTTTTTCAATCTGGAGCCATAGATACACAGGTCCTGGTAGTGACCCAAATAGTCATTCATCTACCTCTCCACTTTGGATTGGTTTAGGTATTGGCGGTAAATTCCACTTTAACCAAAAAATCGGTTTACAATTAATCATTGGATCTGGAGCTCAATTAGGTCTTCATTTCCAATTGTAA
- the bshB1 gene encoding bacillithiol biosynthesis deacetylase BshB1 translates to MKLDILAIVAHPDDVELSCSGTLIKAIQQGKKVGIVDMTRGEMGTRGTPELRMEEAAKASEIMGLSVRENLGFADFYFTNDSKHQEEVSRVIRKYQPEIIITNAIEDRHPDHGKAAQLVVDACFMSGLRKVITKEDGIDQQAWRPQNVFHMIQSNFMTPDFVVDVTEQWPTKVESIKAFASQFFVGENDAAPGEPQTFISTPQFMQFLEARAREYGQRVGAQFAEGFVKSAPIKVEDLFHLI, encoded by the coding sequence ATGAAACTAGATATTTTAGCCATTGTGGCACACCCAGATGATGTAGAATTAAGCTGTTCTGGTACCCTTATTAAAGCGATTCAACAAGGAAAAAAAGTAGGGATAGTCGATATGACTCGTGGCGAAATGGGAACAAGAGGAACACCCGAACTAAGAATGGAAGAAGCGGCAAAAGCCTCTGAAATTATGGGTTTATCGGTAAGAGAAAATTTAGGGTTTGCTGACTTTTATTTCACAAACGATTCTAAGCACCAAGAAGAAGTTTCGAGAGTGATAAGAAAATATCAGCCTGAAATTATCATTACCAATGCCATAGAAGACCGTCATCCAGACCATGGAAAAGCTGCACAGTTGGTAGTAGATGCTTGTTTTATGAGCGGTTTAAGAAAGGTGATTACTAAAGAAGACGGTATTGATCAACAAGCTTGGCGACCTCAGAATGTATTCCATATGATTCAGTCAAATTTTATGACTCCTGACTTTGTAGTGGATGTAACTGAACAATGGCCAACAAAAGTAGAATCGATCAAAGCTTTTGCTTCTCAATTCTTTGTAGGTGAGAATGATGCTGCTCCAGGAGAACCTCAAACTTTTATTTCTACCCCTCAGTTTATGCAGTTTTTAGAGGCCCGAGCAAGAGAGTATGGTCAAAGAGTAGGAGCACAGTTTGCAGAAGGATTTGTGAAATCTGCACCTATCAAAGTAGAAGACTTATTTCATCTAATTTAG
- a CDS encoding YybH family protein, whose translation MKNLFIIIALFITQFTFAQKVDKDLEAIKETLSRQERAWNTGNLDDFMNGYWESDNLLFIGKSGVTNGWQATLDNYKKSYPNTDAMGKLTFTLIKVEKLSKNVALVIGKWHLSRTKGDLQGHFSLTWKKINGKWVIIADHSS comes from the coding sequence ATGAAAAATCTTTTCATAATTATCGCTTTATTCATTACTCAATTTACATTTGCTCAAAAAGTAGATAAGGATTTAGAAGCCATCAAAGAGACTTTATCTCGTCAGGAAAGGGCGTGGAATACCGGAAACTTGGATGACTTTATGAACGGCTATTGGGAGTCGGATAATTTACTTTTTATAGGTAAGAGTGGAGTGACCAATGGCTGGCAAGCGACTTTGGATAATTATAAAAAATCTTATCCAAATACCGATGCCATGGGGAAGTTGACATTCACTTTAATTAAAGTGGAAAAACTCTCTAAAAATGTAGCTTTGGTCATAGGAAAGTGGCATCTTAGTAGAACAAAAGGCGATTTGCAAGGACATTTTTCGCTGACTTGGAAGAAAATTAATGGTAAGTGGGTGATTATTGCTGACCACTCCTCATAA
- the hflX gene encoding GTPase HflX: protein MKKEFHHIKAESDKAPRAVLVGVSLKDQKVEKAEEYLDELAFLASTLGIKTEKTFIQRLDHPDKRTFVGKGKLEEILTYVKAEGIDTIIFDDDLSSAHARNLDREIEDVMIIDRSLLILQIFAMRAKSAQAKTQVELAQYQYMLPRLTNLWTHHSRQRGGVGMKGPGETELETDKRIIRDKISLLRKKLKKIETQSDLRRKNRDREVRAALVGYTNVGKSTIMRLLSKADVFAENKLFATVDSTVRKITMNNVPFLMTDTVGFIRKLPTTLIESFKSTLDEIVEADILIHVVDISHESFEEHIEVVNKTLLEIKATDKPTLLVFNKVDNYVDKEYPPFEDHPPATLEEWKESYLAKEYNHIFLSAIKKEGVDELKRKIFELVSDRFYKIYPNHHSFAYNQLWLEHGGEWPMSEETGDDE from the coding sequence TTGAAAAAAGAATTTCATCATATTAAAGCAGAAAGTGATAAAGCACCAAGAGCCGTTTTGGTAGGGGTATCACTTAAAGATCAAAAAGTAGAAAAAGCGGAGGAATACCTAGACGAATTGGCATTCTTGGCATCTACTTTAGGGATCAAAACAGAAAAAACTTTCATTCAACGTTTAGATCATCCCGATAAAAGAACATTTGTCGGTAAAGGTAAGTTGGAGGAAATTCTCACCTATGTGAAAGCGGAAGGTATCGATACTATCATTTTTGATGATGATTTATCGTCTGCCCACGCAAGAAACTTGGATAGAGAAATTGAAGATGTAATGATTATCGATAGATCGTTATTGATTCTTCAAATTTTCGCTATGAGAGCCAAGTCTGCTCAAGCGAAAACTCAGGTAGAATTGGCACAGTATCAATACATGCTTCCTCGTCTGACCAACCTTTGGACCCACCACTCTAGACAAAGAGGTGGTGTAGGTATGAAAGGTCCTGGTGAAACAGAATTGGAAACGGATAAGCGTATTATTCGTGATAAGATTTCCTTATTACGTAAGAAGTTGAAGAAGATTGAAACACAGTCGGATCTAAGAAGAAAGAATCGTGATAGAGAAGTACGTGCCGCCTTGGTAGGGTATACCAATGTTGGTAAGTCAACGATTATGCGATTACTTTCTAAAGCGGATGTATTTGCAGAAAATAAGCTTTTCGCCACAGTAGATTCTACGGTGAGAAAGATTACCATGAACAATGTGCCTTTCTTGATGACCGATACAGTAGGTTTTATCAGAAAGTTACCAACAACTTTGATCGAATCGTTTAAATCTACCTTGGATGAGATCGTCGAAGCAGATATTTTGATCCATGTTGTTGATATCTCACACGAATCTTTCGAAGAACACATCGAAGTTGTGAATAAAACGTTGCTAGAGATCAAAGCAACTGATAAACCAACATTGTTGGTGTTCAATAAAGTGGATAACTATGTGGATAAAGAGTATCCTCCGTTCGAGGATCATCCACCGGCCACTTTAGAAGAGTGGAAAGAAAGTTATTTAGCGAAAGAGTACAATCACATTTTCCTTTCTGCAATTAAGAAAGAAGGAGTGGATGAGTTAAAAAGAAAGATCTTCGAATTGGTATCCGATCGATTCTATAAGATTTATCCAAACCACCATTCTTTTGCTTATAACCAATTATGGTTAGAACATGGAGGAGAATGGCCAATGTCTGAAGAAACAGGTGATGATGAATAG
- a CDS encoding class I SAM-dependent methyltransferase, whose translation MSLINVDKFEQHLQDSLKNNTFVKITLSNKRDKQKDLKTINGKLVELKKGMHLSCLYRYPTNDITKNYPVDEVVTRISKYLENDFYNADLYTLEADYHLLITPKGSAKLRVKAATTKDKPKLSHDKQKNRLIDTKDKVYLQELGVTTKEFKVKNNMQDKYRQLNKYVEIIDGILKNVNFDSSYNVVDMGAGKGYLTFGLYDYLTNVAQQKPHVIGVEMRKELVKKCNGIAERSSFNDLEFVEGTIKEAELPHIDLLIALHACDTATDDAIYRGIQSKSKVIICAPCCHKQIRKQLSPDDALGKITQFGILKERQAELLTDGIRALIMEAYGYKTKVFEFITTEHTPKNVLVVGVQDEVRDTPKQEVVDQINEIKKIHGIKTHHLEHLLEMNAINS comes from the coding sequence ATGAGTCTCATCAATGTAGATAAATTCGAGCAACATCTTCAGGATAGCTTGAAAAACAATACTTTCGTCAAAATCACTTTATCGAATAAAAGAGATAAGCAAAAGGACCTTAAAACAATCAATGGTAAATTGGTAGAGTTGAAGAAAGGTATGCACTTATCTTGTTTATATCGTTACCCAACAAACGATATCACCAAGAATTATCCTGTAGATGAAGTGGTAACAAGAATAAGTAAGTATTTGGAGAATGATTTCTACAATGCTGATTTATATACATTAGAGGCGGATTATCACTTATTGATTACCCCCAAAGGTTCTGCAAAATTAAGAGTGAAAGCAGCAACAACTAAAGATAAGCCAAAGCTATCTCACGATAAGCAAAAGAATCGTTTGATAGACACGAAAGACAAGGTATATCTGCAGGAATTGGGTGTAACGACAAAGGAGTTCAAAGTAAAGAACAACATGCAGGACAAATACCGTCAACTGAACAAATATGTTGAGATTATTGATGGTATTTTGAAGAATGTGAATTTTGATAGCTCATACAATGTCGTAGACATGGGCGCAGGAAAAGGCTACCTTACTTTTGGTTTGTATGATTACCTAACCAATGTTGCTCAACAAAAACCGCATGTTATCGGTGTGGAAATGCGTAAAGAGTTGGTGAAGAAATGTAATGGTATTGCAGAGCGTTCTAGCTTTAATGATTTGGAGTTTGTAGAAGGAACAATCAAAGAAGCAGAGCTTCCACATATCGACCTTTTGATTGCACTTCATGCTTGTGATACAGCCACAGATGATGCAATTTATAGAGGTATTCAGTCCAAATCTAAAGTGATTATTTGTGCACCTTGTTGTCACAAACAAATCAGAAAACAATTATCTCCTGATGATGCTTTGGGAAAAATCACACAGTTTGGCATTCTTAAAGAACGTCAGGCAGAGTTGCTCACCGATGGTATCCGAGCATTAATCATGGAAGCTTACGGGTATAAAACAAAAGTCTTCGAATTTATCACAACAGAACATACACCGAAGAATGTACTGGTAGTAGGAGTTCAAGACGAAGTGAGAGATACGCCTAAGCAAGAAGTAGTGGATCAGATCAATGAGATTAAGAAAATACATGGCATTAAAACACATCATCTAGAGCATCTTTTAGAGATGAATGCGATTAATTCTTAA